A genomic region of Trichothermofontia sichuanensis B231 contains the following coding sequences:
- a CDS encoding DUF1269 domain-containing protein: MANLTVWKFSTAEGAENALEKLTELKKQHLIEIVDAAIVTWPTGKKKPKTKQAINLAGLGALDGAFWGMLFGLIFFVPLFGMALGAAIGALSGSFADYGIDDRFINDVKSKVTEGTSALFLLSGEATLDKVSEAFAGDQMELIQSNLSREQEETLREHFGLSE; this comes from the coding sequence ATGGCTAACTTGACCGTTTGGAAATTCAGCACCGCAGAAGGGGCTGAGAATGCGTTAGAGAAACTGACTGAACTGAAGAAGCAGCATCTCATTGAAATTGTTGATGCCGCGATCGTGACTTGGCCCACCGGCAAGAAGAAGCCGAAGACCAAACAAGCGATTAATCTCGCGGGTCTGGGTGCCCTAGATGGGGCCTTCTGGGGGATGCTCTTCGGGCTAATCTTTTTTGTGCCGTTGTTTGGCATGGCGCTGGGGGCGGCGATCGGTGCCCTGTCAGGTAGCTTTGCTGACTATGGCATCGACGATCGCTTCATCAATGATGTCAAGAGCAAGGTCACGGAAGGAACCTCTGCCCTCTTCCTGTTGAGCGGCGAGGCGACTCTGGACAAGGTAAGTGAGGCGTTCGCTGGCGATCAGATGGAACTCATTCAATCCAACCTGTCCAGGGAACAAGAGGAAACCCTGCGCGAACACTTTGGCCTGAGCGAATAG
- a CDS encoding Uma2 family endonuclease, with translation MTIPFQTLGLVLPPTQRDLPCDDGEPMETQRHKAQMDLLIDAIEVWLKGREDGYVGGNMFVYYSLAQVKNQDFKGPDVFVVLGVPKGERRSWVCWEEGKTPDVVIELLSESTAEFDKTTKKQLYQDRLHVPEYFWFDPFNPNDRAGFQLQGGTYYPIEAGPNGELVSQVLNLALVLWTGTYKGIETTWLRWTDRDGFLLPTAQEDAYSQAVQAQQAAEQERQRAEQAQRQAEQERQRAEQAQRQAEQERQRAEQAQRQAEQERQRAEQERQRAERLAAQLRAMGIDPNTL, from the coding sequence ATGACTATTCCCTTCCAAACACTCGGCCTTGTGCTCCCGCCTACCCAACGTGATCTCCCCTGCGATGACGGTGAACCGATGGAGACCCAGCGCCATAAGGCCCAAATGGATCTGTTGATTGATGCGATCGAGGTTTGGCTAAAGGGTCGGGAGGATGGCTATGTGGGTGGCAATATGTTTGTTTACTACAGTTTGGCTCAGGTGAAAAATCAGGATTTTAAAGGGCCGGACGTTTTTGTGGTTCTGGGTGTCCCCAAGGGGGAGCGGCGCAGTTGGGTGTGTTGGGAAGAGGGCAAAACCCCCGATGTTGTCATTGAATTACTGTCTGAAAGTACTGCCGAATTTGATAAGACAACGAAAAAGCAACTCTATCAAGACCGACTCCACGTGCCGGAGTATTTCTGGTTTGATCCCTTTAATCCCAACGATCGCGCTGGCTTTCAGCTACAGGGTGGTACCTATTACCCAATCGAAGCAGGTCCTAACGGGGAATTAGTCAGCCAGGTTCTCAACTTAGCCCTAGTACTGTGGACGGGAACCTATAAAGGGATTGAAACGACCTGGCTGCGTTGGACCGATCGTGACGGTTTTCTTCTACCCACTGCCCAGGAGGATGCCTACTCCCAGGCGGTCCAAGCGCAACAAGCGGCAGAACAGGAGCGCCAGCGGGCGGAACAGGCGCAACGGCAGGCAGAACAGGAGCGCCAGCGGGCGGAACAGGCGCAACGGCAGGCAGAACAGGAGCGCCAGCGGGCGGAACAGGCGCAACGGCAGGCAGAGCAGGAGCGCCAGCGGGCGGAACAGGAACGCCAACGGGCGGAGCGCTTAGCGGCTCAACTGCGGGCAATGGGGATTGATCCGAATACACTTTAG
- the hflX gene encoding GTPase HflX — MGTPSQTQIPPLELPRYGAERLCGIRCIATQLTDTPPDTASLTAMAIQRLDALVVLTLSGSGFERRGGGATGYIKTAFLAHLTPHPETLWTVSSALSLDALSEQDFLNLVEELEAEFRRQYVAQQVDASHDRVLLVGLMTQAMDAASFAENLAEVQRLVESAGGDVLQVIQQKRPQPHPQTVVGPGKVQEIALTVQTIGANLVVFNRDLSPAQVRNLERLCGVRVVDRTEVILDIFAQRAQSGAGKLQVELAQLEYRLPRLTGHGQAMSRLGGGIGTRGPGETKLETERRAIQRRITRLQQEVNQLQAHRSRLRQQRQHNQMPTVAIVGYTNAGKSTLLNTLTNADVLAADQLFATLDPTTRRLLVPHAVSQTPQAILLTDTVGFIHELPPSLLDAFRATLEEVTDADALLHLVDLSSPSWQNQIRAVMKILSELPVTPGPSLLVFNKVDQVDSETLNLAKAEYPQAVFISAQERLGLETLRQRLGQLVHYVDSGLW; from the coding sequence GTGGGCACCCCCAGTCAGACCCAGATCCCACCGTTGGAACTCCCGCGCTATGGGGCGGAACGGCTGTGCGGGATTCGCTGTATAGCTACCCAATTGACCGATACGCCACCGGATACAGCCAGTTTGACAGCAATGGCCATTCAACGCTTGGATGCACTGGTGGTGTTAACCCTATCAGGCTCAGGATTTGAGCGGCGGGGCGGGGGCGCAACCGGTTATATCAAGACAGCGTTTTTGGCCCACTTAACCCCCCATCCAGAAACGCTGTGGACCGTTTCCTCCGCCCTGAGTTTAGATGCCCTCAGTGAGCAGGATTTTCTCAACCTGGTCGAAGAACTGGAGGCCGAATTCCGGCGGCAATATGTGGCCCAGCAGGTAGATGCCAGCCACGATCGCGTTCTCCTGGTCGGTTTGATGACACAAGCGATGGATGCGGCCAGTTTTGCCGAGAATCTCGCTGAAGTCCAACGATTGGTCGAATCGGCAGGCGGAGATGTGTTACAGGTAATCCAGCAAAAACGACCGCAACCCCACCCGCAAACGGTGGTGGGTCCGGGTAAGGTGCAGGAAATAGCCCTGACAGTGCAGACGATCGGGGCAAATTTAGTCGTGTTTAACCGCGACCTGTCCCCAGCCCAAGTGCGCAACTTGGAGCGCCTGTGTGGGGTGCGGGTCGTCGATCGCACGGAAGTGATTCTGGACATTTTTGCGCAACGGGCACAATCAGGGGCCGGGAAATTGCAGGTGGAATTAGCCCAGTTAGAGTATCGTCTGCCGCGTTTGACAGGACACGGACAAGCAATGTCGCGGCTGGGGGGCGGCATTGGTACGCGAGGGCCAGGGGAAACCAAACTAGAGACAGAACGACGGGCCATTCAACGGCGGATTACGCGCCTGCAACAGGAGGTGAACCAACTCCAAGCCCACCGATCGCGCCTGCGGCAACAACGCCAGCATAATCAAATGCCCACAGTCGCGATCGTGGGGTATACGAATGCCGGGAAATCAACGCTGCTCAATACGCTAACCAACGCCGACGTGCTAGCAGCCGATCAGTTGTTTGCCACACTTGACCCGACAACCCGTCGGTTACTAGTCCCCCATGCGGTTTCCCAAACGCCACAGGCCATTTTGCTAACAGATACCGTAGGATTTATCCATGAGTTGCCACCGTCATTATTAGATGCATTTCGGGCCACTTTAGAGGAAGTTACAGACGCCGATGCCTTGCTCCACCTAGTCGATTTATCATCACCGAGTTGGCAAAACCAAATTCGCGCCGTGATGAAAATCCTGTCAGAATTGCCGGTGACGCCAGGACCATCATTATTGGTATTTAATAAGGTCGATCAGGTTGATAGCGAAACCTTGAATTTGGCCAAAGCAGAGTATCCGCAGGCAGTGTTTATCTCAGCCCAGGAGCGATTGGGCCTGGAAACCTTACGGCAACGGTTGGGCCAGTTGGTTCACTATGTCGATAGTGGTTTATGGTAA
- a CDS encoding Uma2 family endonuclease — protein sequence MLATPPRYTITWEKLPDDFVLPDDPVDNINQPMLAAALTESLQLAGKLPETALTPTNYGICATVNGQVVVKAPDWAFIPHVWVDRAEVERSYTPRLQGDIPAIVLEFLSDTEGHEYSVKETYPPGKFFFYEQILQVPNYGIFDPATGALELYRLRDTGRYRLESPDSAGRFWLPEMALWLGVWQGGRENRSGYWLRWWDELGNLLLWGSERLQLEAERTEQERQRAEQERQRAEQAQRQAEQERQRAEQERQRAEQERQRAERLAAQLRAMGIKPEG from the coding sequence ATGCTAGCTACCCCTCCTCGCTATACCATCACCTGGGAAAAGCTACCTGATGATTTTGTACTACCCGATGATCCTGTGGACAATATCAATCAACCCATGTTGGCGGCGGCTTTAACGGAAAGTTTGCAACTGGCGGGGAAGTTGCCCGAAACTGCCCTAACGCCTACGAATTACGGAATTTGTGCCACAGTGAATGGTCAGGTTGTGGTCAAGGCTCCGGATTGGGCCTTTATCCCCCACGTCTGGGTTGATCGTGCTGAAGTCGAGCGCAGTTATACCCCGCGGTTGCAGGGGGATATTCCCGCGATCGTCCTGGAGTTTCTCTCCGATACCGAGGGCCATGAGTATTCGGTCAAAGAAACCTATCCGCCTGGTAAATTCTTCTTCTACGAGCAGATTTTACAGGTTCCGAACTATGGTATTTTTGACCCGGCCACTGGGGCACTAGAACTCTACCGGCTGCGGGATACCGGTCGCTATCGCTTGGAGTCTCCCGATTCCGCCGGGCGATTTTGGCTACCGGAAATGGCTCTCTGGCTGGGGGTATGGCAGGGTGGGCGGGAAAACCGATCGGGCTACTGGCTCCGCTGGTGGGATGAATTGGGCAATTTGCTGCTGTGGGGCTCGGAACGGCTGCAACTGGAAGCCGAACGCACGGAACAGGAACGCCAGCGAGCGGAGCAGGAGCGTCAACGGGCGGAGCAGGCCCAACGGCAGGCGGAGCAGGAGCGTCAACGGGCGGAGCAAGAGCGTCAACGGGCGGAGCAAGAGCGTCAACGGGCGGAGCGCTTAGCGGCTCAACTGCGGGCAATGGGGATTAAGCCGGAGGGGTAG
- a CDS encoding DUF3038 domain-containing protein — protein MKSSNPVSSVEALTLPETPAPEQLDNIKAHLDLVLLALEALAGIGSEAMLQAATTLGLTEMLPDRVALWRLRQANPRRKSQGRRKKLDVDEARALVLISSHLATQHQELIRRAVALLEQMTRQGQAPYRAALLGDYLDRFSNTYQERMETNETVTPVTLTRLALKLLIDLLFYSGPSGPRRLWLSLLDRAAPPIAVTSEDKSS, from the coding sequence GTGAAGTCCTCAAACCCAGTGTCGTCCGTTGAAGCGCTGACTCTGCCAGAGACGCCAGCCCCAGAGCAACTTGATAATATCAAGGCGCATCTGGATCTGGTATTGTTGGCACTCGAAGCGTTAGCGGGGATTGGTTCCGAGGCCATGTTGCAAGCAGCAACGACTCTCGGCCTGACGGAGATGTTGCCCGATCGTGTTGCCCTATGGCGTCTACGGCAGGCCAATCCCCGCCGTAAGAGTCAGGGGAGACGCAAAAAACTCGATGTGGACGAGGCTCGCGCCCTGGTGCTCATTAGCAGCCATTTGGCCACTCAACACCAGGAACTGATTCGCCGTGCTGTTGCCCTCCTGGAACAGATGACGCGTCAGGGGCAAGCGCCCTACCGCGCCGCGCTACTGGGGGATTACCTCGATCGGTTTAGTAATACCTACCAGGAGCGCATGGAGACCAATGAGACGGTTACCCCGGTCACCCTCACGCGGTTGGCCCTCAAGCTGCTCATCGATCTGTTGTTTTACAGCGGTCCAAGTGGTCCCCGGCGTCTCTGGCTATCCTTACTTGATCGGGCAGCCCCCCCGATCGCCGTCACCAGTGAAGACAAATCATCATGA
- a CDS encoding DUF4335 domain-containing protein, producing MFAATTLLRRYTPPTCTLELYVHQSPLSRWAGRPVVRDLHFRLHLDDPRLPDEQRVTLQGDRQHLDALHAVVETYVQAHLTQMDWDLEALTSTVLTALAPAADEEMPLEEEASSEAMMAEATPPQDASPPGCLSVSPPVSAPDEAPIVPVPALVRSAPSVLSEQQATTESRSRVERGSMALQCDRRNPLQIEPDGGLYHRLHLGPLATPQVGDTVQLSTLQLFDLATALDAYGEELMALPETLGRAWFKPSTTWARTAAIAIVVIGVATSIVRLAEQPQVAMQAEVPTGSEGASSFDQRREAVAVAPLPTPSFRGIPGSLTPEAVPGAPPPGIPTPPPGSLAQLPPYSPGNSSPPSSPEVATVPIPAAPPPDLAMAPPPPSPLPAPSEMGTITIPAEPSGTADLPEIPASLRNAAPPTAARSGVAADEVATGASQDGQTAASTPGTTSTAFDVIPQVAEVRAYFQGQWQVPEGLSQTLEYSLELNPNGSIQRIFPLGQAAGNYIDRTGMPLIGEPFVSPIADGKQARIRLVLRPDGKVQTFLESMN from the coding sequence ATGTTTGCTGCCACCACTCTCCTGCGACGCTATACCCCGCCGACGTGTACGCTGGAACTATACGTTCACCAGTCGCCCCTGTCGCGTTGGGCTGGCCGCCCGGTGGTGCGTGATCTGCACTTTCGGCTTCATCTGGATGATCCCCGGCTGCCGGATGAACAACGGGTAACCCTTCAGGGCGATCGCCAGCACTTGGATGCTCTCCACGCGGTCGTTGAAACCTATGTGCAGGCGCACCTAACCCAAATGGATTGGGATCTAGAGGCACTGACCAGTACGGTCCTAACTGCACTAGCCCCAGCGGCGGATGAGGAGATGCCTCTCGAGGAAGAGGCATCTTCCGAAGCGATGATGGCTGAGGCTACCCCTCCCCAGGATGCTTCTCCCCCCGGTTGTCTGTCAGTCAGCCCACCTGTGTCTGCCCCAGATGAGGCCCCGATCGTCCCAGTTCCGGCTTTGGTCCGTTCGGCTCCCAGCGTCCTATCGGAGCAGCAGGCGACTACAGAATCGCGCTCACGGGTGGAGCGGGGTTCGATGGCGCTACAGTGCGATCGTCGAAATCCCCTTCAGATCGAACCGGATGGGGGTCTCTATCATCGGTTACACCTGGGTCCGTTGGCGACGCCCCAGGTTGGGGATACGGTCCAGCTGAGTACGCTGCAATTGTTTGACTTGGCAACGGCCTTAGATGCCTATGGCGAAGAGTTAATGGCTCTACCCGAAACGTTGGGACGGGCTTGGTTTAAGCCTTCGACTACCTGGGCGCGGACGGCAGCGATCGCGATCGTGGTGATTGGCGTAGCAACGTCGATCGTGCGCTTGGCGGAACAGCCCCAAGTGGCTATGCAAGCTGAGGTTCCCACGGGGAGTGAGGGTGCCAGTAGTTTCGATCAGCGGCGAGAGGCTGTGGCTGTGGCTCCCTTACCGACTCCAAGTTTTCGGGGGATACCGGGTAGTTTGACTCCCGAAGCCGTTCCCGGTGCCCCGCCGCCAGGGATTCCTACCCCCCCTCCTGGCTCTCTGGCACAGTTACCTCCCTATTCGCCGGGCAACAGTTCACCGCCGAGTAGCCCTGAGGTTGCCACGGTGCCCATTCCTGCGGCGCCACCGCCCGACTTGGCGATGGCGCCACCCCCGCCGTCGCCTTTACCGGCTCCGAGTGAAATGGGGACGATTACGATTCCGGCAGAGCCTTCAGGGACTGCCGACCTACCGGAGATTCCCGCAAGCCTGCGCAATGCAGCGCCTCCAACTGCGGCCCGATCGGGGGTAGCTGCGGATGAGGTAGCGACAGGGGCTAGCCAGGATGGTCAAACGGCAGCCAGTACACCGGGGACGACCAGTACCGCCTTTGATGTCATTCCCCAGGTGGCTGAAGTGCGCGCCTATTTCCAGGGCCAGTGGCAGGTGCCAGAGGGATTGTCGCAAACGCTGGAGTATAGCCTGGAGCTAAACCCCAATGGGTCGATTCAGCGGATTTTTCCCCTGGGGCAGGCGGCGGGGAATTATATCGATCGCACGGGGATGCCGTTGATCGGGGAACCGTTTGTGTCGCCGATTGCCGATGGGAAACAGGCTCGCATTCGGCTAGTCCTCAGGCCCGATGGCAAGGTTCAGACTTTCTTAGAGTCGATGAATTGA
- a CDS encoding LmeA family phospholipid-binding protein yields the protein MTTETTQTASQFTLERDRLSQAIPLSQPESRSTGPSRQPHWISNLLKPAIKLFLKSQLEAVQTLTVDIVAGDRQLLSGCIPQVSLSAQQAIYQGLHLSQITIEGRDIQINLGQVMRGKPLRLLHPVPVAVNLQLLERDLNRSLAAPLLAGAVADLLNQWLRAAQVVGVKGHLDTRQSPQIVLANDSPGETLHKHLTLRAPWIDEAGTRGTLILSSNLQLAGHHCLQFQRPELIYQRSTADNREDASPILQPQVEVLADFVLDLGTDVKLTVLQIQAGALHCQGYIWVNP from the coding sequence ATGACGACTGAAACCACCCAGACGGCCAGCCAATTTACCCTTGAGCGCGATCGCCTGAGTCAAGCGATCCCCCTGTCACAGCCGGAATCCCGGTCAACCGGCCCCAGTCGTCAACCCCACTGGATTAGCAACCTCCTTAAACCCGCCATCAAACTGTTTTTGAAAAGTCAACTGGAAGCGGTGCAAACGTTGACAGTAGACATTGTAGCGGGCGATCGCCAACTCTTAAGTGGCTGCATTCCCCAGGTTTCCCTATCGGCCCAACAGGCGATTTACCAGGGATTACACCTCAGCCAAATTACGATCGAAGGACGGGATATTCAGATTAATCTTGGGCAAGTAATGCGGGGTAAGCCTTTGCGCCTATTACATCCAGTGCCCGTAGCTGTGAATTTACAGTTATTGGAAAGGGATTTGAATCGATCGCTGGCGGCACCCTTATTAGCAGGGGCCGTTGCCGATTTACTGAACCAGTGGTTACGGGCAGCTCAGGTAGTGGGGGTTAAGGGACATCTGGATACCCGCCAATCACCGCAAATTGTTTTAGCCAACGATTCTCCAGGAGAGACACTGCACAAACACCTGACGCTGAGAGCGCCGTGGATAGATGAAGCAGGGACACGCGGAACCTTAATCCTCAGTTCGAATCTACAATTAGCGGGCCACCACTGCCTGCAATTCCAGCGGCCCGAATTAATCTATCAACGTTCAACTGCTGACAATCGCGAGGATGCCTCACCGATACTACAACCCCAGGTGGAAGTGCTTGCGGATTTTGTCCTGGATCTGGGAACCGATGTGAAATTAACCGTCCTCCAGATCCAAGCGGGAGCCTTACACTGTCAGGGCTACATTTGGGTCAACCCGTAA